A genomic segment from Ornithorhynchus anatinus isolate Pmale09 chromosome 16, mOrnAna1.pri.v4, whole genome shotgun sequence encodes:
- the LOC103168221 gene encoding uncharacterized protein LOC103168221: protein MRCLSQGLMHWKFFINIISTVSLIIRATSCLDLAHPITTAATAYQNPQVPSASPPCLYSSKRRQDLTQSLTPGAATNGALAHTATRDAACRRLEACRVPPIHYHHLGRHCQGTHSLAPEAEACQGPKAHRVTPPGHYYSWGSQYLSQPLSTGAAKCWALAQSLAFGAARCWALAQSLTTRETACQHPEAWSVSPPHPCHSWDCWGLARPLCTGAMRCWTLAQSLTIITTACQRPTACQVSPPHYRHPGDGVTAVACQCPEAHGASPSQPTLPPRPRSLVNPCSCYLPWGYGQPKP from the exons ATGAGG tgcctatCACAGGGCTTAATGCATTGGAAGTTCTTCATAAACATCATTAGTACTGTCTCCCTCATCATCAGAGCTACGAGCTGCCTGGACCTGGCTCACCCTATTACCACTGCAGCTACGGCCTACCAAAACCCTCAAGTCCCCAGTgcgtcccctccctgcctctattCCTCAAAACGCCGTCAGGACCTAACTCAATCCCTCACCCCTGGAGCAGCAACAAATGGGGCCCTCGCTCACACTGCCACCAGAGACGCAGCCTGCCGACGCCTTGAAGCCTGTCGAGTGCCTCCTATCCATTACCACCACTTGGGGAGACACTGCCAAGGCACTCACTCCCTCGCCCCTGAAGCTGAGGCCTGTCAAGGCCCTAAAGCCCATCGAGTGACTCCTCCAGGTCATTACTACTCGTGGGGTTCCCAGTACCTTTCTCAACCCCTCTCCACTGGAGCTGCGAAATGCTGGGCCCTGGCTCAATCCCTTGCCTTTGGCGCTGCAAGATGCTGGGCCCTGGCTCAGTCCCTCACCACCAGGGAGACAGCCTGCCAACACCCTGAAGCCTGGTCAgtgtctcctccccatccctgccactcATGGGACTGCTGGGGCTTGGCTCGGCCCCTCTGTACCGGAGCCATGAGATGTTGGACCCTGGCTCAGTCCCTCACCATCATTACCACGGCCTGCCAACGACCTACAGCCTGTCAAGTGTCTCCTCCCCATTACCGCCACCCAGGGGATGGCGTAACAGCCGTGGCCTGCCAATGTCCTGAGGCCCACGGAGCATCCCCTTCTCAACCAACTTTGCCTCCACGGCCCAGAAGCTTGGTGAACCCTTGTTCGTGCTATCTCCCCTGGGGCTATGGCCAACCAAAGCCCTGA